A window of the Paraburkholderia sp. ZP32-5 genome harbors these coding sequences:
- a CDS encoding peptidase domain-containing ABC transporter, with protein MDAPQTAPSAPSTADFLASVEILSPFSREEIERLAEFAQARFYSFGETVCSTGDVADGLYVIRSGSVRIFTEEHGKETSMGVRKSGEIFADIAMLRTYIHEASVRASAKTELLFIPRASIEPVMAANQAALAFVASYVAINSAGGFVAQLFDLRGKLNKAELEEYVRSVGVKRVAAGKEILKQDGRDDRRLYVVRQGAVRIVRHDDGRDYTLATLGEGEIFGEKACLMRQEQMASVVATIDTRLLVIPERTVHFILERNPKLREVLDERIRYGDRELQRQKRLEQRRKLPLMLDLQSKPELGEKIIKRFALVEQAEEMDCGAACLAMICRHYGIPMTLGKLRELANVTTQGATLDSLARAGESLGFTTRGVQCTFDSLRGFDLPFIVHWEGYHYVIVYGLSKDYVWVADPALGFRKLAVEDFERGWSGTCLLFTGGAHLLQMSAARSPWIRFVGYLKPYRKILGHLFLATFVIQVLGVIPPLIIQNILDGVIVHQNVSLLHLLIGGLIISNVFTQLMSTIRAYLANFMVRNMDFAMMSQFFKHTLSLPFSFFAKRKTGDIFARFQENQTIRAFLTESTVTTALNLLMIFIYFTIMFVYNVKMTLVLIAFVIPIMALTLVATPKIKAYAREVFTASTEAKSFLMEALSGVETVKGMGIERPVRLRWEKKYAKALEVQYRAHAFNILVGFGSQLLNAATTIAILWVGANLVLARELTIGQLIAFNAFMGSVLSPLMGLVGLWSMLNDAGVAMERLGDVLDIEPEQRPQDLPSRVMLPELQGEISLNGVYFRYGEDDSAYVLENISFDIKPGELVAIVGRSGSGKTTLAKLLVGFYQPSEGKMTIDGYDANVIDKAYFRAQIGYVMQSNLLFSGTIAENIASGDDAPERRRIEEVAKMADAHGFISKMPLGYEQIVGERGIGLSGGQIQRLCIARALYHDPRLLVFDEATSALDSQSESNILGNMHDILKGRTAVIIAHRLSTIMRADKILVLYEGAIVEQGRHEELIERGGMYYQLVQKQLSAS; from the coding sequence ATGGACGCTCCGCAGACCGCCCCCTCCGCGCCTTCCACCGCCGACTTTCTCGCGTCGGTGGAAATTCTGTCGCCGTTCTCGCGCGAAGAGATCGAGCGCCTTGCCGAATTTGCGCAGGCGCGCTTCTATTCGTTCGGCGAAACGGTCTGCTCGACGGGCGACGTGGCCGATGGTCTGTACGTAATCCGCTCGGGGTCCGTGCGTATCTTTACCGAGGAACACGGTAAGGAAACCAGCATGGGCGTGCGCAAGTCCGGCGAGATCTTTGCCGATATCGCGATGTTGCGCACGTATATCCACGAAGCGTCGGTGCGGGCGTCGGCGAAAACCGAGCTGCTATTTATTCCGCGCGCGTCGATCGAACCGGTGATGGCGGCCAATCAGGCCGCGCTGGCCTTCGTCGCGAGTTATGTCGCGATCAATTCGGCGGGCGGCTTCGTCGCGCAGCTATTCGATCTGCGCGGCAAGTTGAATAAGGCGGAACTGGAAGAATACGTGCGCAGTGTCGGCGTCAAGCGCGTGGCCGCCGGCAAGGAGATTCTGAAGCAGGACGGCCGCGACGACAGGCGGCTCTATGTGGTGCGGCAAGGCGCGGTGCGCATCGTTCGCCATGACGATGGGCGCGACTACACGCTCGCGACGCTCGGCGAAGGCGAAATATTCGGCGAAAAGGCTTGCCTGATGCGCCAGGAGCAAATGGCCTCGGTCGTCGCAACGATCGACACACGGCTGCTGGTGATCCCCGAGCGTACGGTTCATTTCATTCTCGAACGCAACCCGAAACTGCGCGAAGTACTCGACGAACGCATTCGCTACGGCGATCGGGAATTGCAGCGGCAAAAGCGGCTGGAGCAACGGCGCAAGCTGCCGCTGATGCTCGACCTGCAGAGCAAACCGGAACTCGGCGAAAAGATCATCAAGCGTTTTGCGCTCGTCGAGCAAGCCGAAGAGATGGATTGCGGCGCCGCCTGCCTCGCGATGATTTGCCGCCACTACGGCATTCCGATGACGCTCGGCAAACTGCGCGAACTCGCGAACGTGACGACGCAAGGCGCGACGCTCGATAGCCTCGCGCGCGCGGGCGAATCGCTCGGCTTCACGACGCGTGGCGTGCAATGCACGTTCGATTCGCTGCGCGGCTTCGATCTGCCGTTTATCGTGCATTGGGAAGGCTATCACTACGTGATCGTGTATGGCCTGTCGAAAGACTATGTGTGGGTCGCGGACCCGGCGCTCGGCTTCAGAAAGCTCGCGGTCGAGGATTTCGAGCGCGGCTGGAGCGGCACCTGTCTGTTGTTTACCGGCGGCGCGCATCTGTTGCAGATGTCCGCCGCGCGCTCGCCGTGGATACGCTTCGTCGGCTATCTGAAGCCGTACCGGAAAATACTCGGGCACCTGTTTCTCGCGACTTTCGTGATTCAAGTGCTGGGTGTGATTCCGCCATTGATCATCCAGAACATTCTGGATGGCGTGATCGTGCATCAGAACGTCAGCCTGCTGCATCTGCTGATCGGCGGGCTGATCATCTCGAACGTGTTTACGCAATTGATGTCGACGATTCGCGCGTATCTGGCGAACTTCATGGTGCGCAACATGGACTTCGCGATGATGTCGCAGTTCTTCAAGCATACGTTGTCGTTGCCGTTTTCTTTCTTTGCCAAGCGCAAGACCGGCGACATCTTCGCGCGCTTCCAGGAAAACCAGACGATCCGCGCGTTCCTGACCGAATCGACAGTCACCACTGCGCTGAATCTGCTGATGATCTTCATCTACTTCACGATCATGTTCGTCTACAACGTGAAGATGACGCTCGTGCTGATCGCTTTCGTGATTCCGATCATGGCGCTGACGCTGGTCGCGACACCGAAAATCAAGGCTTATGCGCGTGAAGTGTTCACCGCGTCGACCGAGGCGAAGTCGTTTCTGATGGAAGCATTGTCAGGTGTCGAGACCGTCAAGGGTATGGGCATCGAGCGGCCGGTGCGCTTGCGCTGGGAGAAGAAGTACGCGAAGGCGCTGGAGGTGCAGTATCGCGCGCATGCGTTCAATATTCTCGTCGGCTTCGGCAGCCAGTTGCTCAATGCGGCGACGACGATTGCGATTCTGTGGGTCGGTGCGAATCTGGTGCTGGCGCGCGAATTGACGATCGGCCAATTGATCGCATTCAATGCATTCATGGGCAGTGTATTGAGCCCGCTGATGGGGCTGGTCGGTTTGTGGAGCATGCTGAACGACGCGGGCGTGGCGATGGAACGGCTCGGCGACGTGCTCGATATCGAGCCGGAGCAGCGGCCGCAAGACCTACCGTCGCGCGTGATGCTGCCGGAGCTGCAAGGCGAAATCAGCCTGAACGGCGTGTACTTTCGCTACGGCGAGGACGATTCGGCTTATGTGCTGGAGAACATCAGCTTCGATATCAAACCTGGCGAACTGGTGGCGATCGTCGGGCGCAGCGGGTCCGGCAAGACCACGCTCGCGAAGCTGCTGGTGGGTTTCTATCAGCCGAGCGAGGGCAAGATGACGATCGATGGTTACGACGCCAACGTGATCGACAAAGCCTATTTCCGCGCGCAGATCGGCTATGTGATGCAGAGCAATCTGCTGTTCTCCGGCACGATTGCCGAGAACATTGCGAGCGGTGACGATGCGCCCGAGCGGCGCCGCATCGAGGAGGTCGCGAAAATGGCCGACGCGCACGGCTTTATCAGCAAGATGCCGCTTGGCTACGAGCAGATTGTCGGCGAGCGCGGCATCGGCCTGTCGGGCGGGCAGATCCAGCGGCTTTGCATTGCGCGCGCGTTGTATCACGACCCGCGTTTGCTGGTATTCGACGAAGCGACGTCGGCACTCGATTCGCAATCGGAAAGCAATATTCTCGGCAATATGCACGACATTCTGAAGGGCCGCACCGCAGTGATCATCGCGCACCGGCTCAGCACGATCATGCGCGCGGACAAGATTCTGGTTCTGTATGAAGGCGCGATCGTCGAACAGGGCCGTCACGAAGAATTGATCGAGCGTGGCGGCATGTACTACCAGCTGGTGCAGAAACAGTTGAGCGCATCATGA
- a CDS encoding sigma-54 interaction domain-containing protein, producing the protein MMKILDQVEEASPAISYAGLIERIEILRSTLRWSSRLERADIDKLLRQATSLRDEVMQLSHKERFVQAATSAEPQESTSQSRGARRKALLERSFIFEGTFGDNPRLLESLEIAEKAAPTDLPVLIDGESGTGKELMAKVIHANGARADKPFISVNCGAIPDNLLESELFGHRKGAFTGASNDRKGKFESAHTGTIFLDEIGELPLAGQVKLLRVLEAHEIQRVGSDETIAVDTRIVAATNRNLRKLSEEGKFREDLFYRLSVIHVTLPPLRERRDEIPLLISWFGDEAAGTLKRRPVRLTPRLRDFLLSYAYPGNIRELRNVMYRISCLAGDMADVEHLPLDMRPAAPGTLAAVSNGTHASGEQPISVANLMSLSDAKRAASDDAEKAFLERGLRETSGTVAELARRIDMNRSHLQMLLKKHGLHSKDFRNRNASSAKNGSDERDEEDGEV; encoded by the coding sequence ATGATGAAGATACTCGACCAGGTTGAAGAAGCGAGCCCCGCAATATCCTATGCGGGGCTGATCGAGCGGATCGAGATTCTGCGTTCGACGCTGCGCTGGTCGTCGCGGCTCGAACGCGCGGATATCGACAAGCTGCTCAGGCAGGCCACGTCGTTGCGCGATGAGGTGATGCAGCTGTCGCACAAGGAGCGCTTCGTGCAGGCGGCGACATCGGCCGAGCCGCAAGAAAGCACCAGTCAGTCGCGCGGTGCGCGCCGCAAGGCACTGCTCGAACGCAGCTTTATTTTCGAAGGGACCTTCGGCGACAATCCGCGTCTGCTCGAATCGCTCGAAATCGCCGAGAAAGCGGCGCCCACCGATTTGCCGGTGTTGATCGACGGTGAAAGCGGCACCGGCAAGGAGCTGATGGCCAAGGTGATCCATGCGAATGGCGCGCGCGCGGACAAGCCGTTTATCTCCGTGAACTGCGGCGCGATTCCGGACAATCTGCTCGAATCGGAGCTGTTCGGGCATCGCAAGGGCGCTTTCACCGGAGCGTCGAATGATCGCAAAGGTAAATTCGAAAGCGCGCATACGGGCACGATCTTTCTCGACGAAATCGGCGAGTTGCCGCTCGCGGGTCAGGTGAAGCTGCTGCGCGTGCTCGAAGCACACGAGATTCAGCGCGTCGGCTCCGACGAAACGATCGCCGTCGATACGCGCATCGTCGCGGCGACCAATCGCAATCTGCGCAAGCTCAGCGAAGAGGGCAAATTCCGCGAGGATCTGTTCTATCGGCTCAGCGTGATTCATGTGACGCTGCCGCCGCTGCGCGAGCGCCGCGACGAAATTCCACTGCTGATTTCGTGGTTCGGCGACGAGGCGGCCGGCACGTTGAAACGCCGCCCGGTCAGATTGACGCCACGCTTGCGCGATTTTCTGTTGAGCTATGCGTACCCAGGCAATATCCGCGAATTGCGTAACGTGATGTACCGCATTTCGTGTCTGGCGGGCGATATGGCGGACGTCGAACATTTGCCGCTCGACATGCGTCCCGCGGCGCCCGGCACGCTGGCGGCGGTGTCGAACGGCACGCATGCGAGCGGCGAGCAGCCGATCAGCGTCGCGAACCTGATGTCGTTGAGCGATGCAAAGCGTGCTGCGAGCGACGATGCCGAAAAGGCGTTTCTCGAACGCGGGCTGCGCGAAACGAGCGGCACTGTCGCGGAACTGGCGCGACGCATCGATATGAACCGCTCGCATTTGCAGATGCTTCTGAAAAAGCACGGTCTGCATTCGAAGGATTTTCGCAACCGCAATGCGTCGTCCGCGAAAAACGGCTCGGACGAGCGCGACGAGGAAGACGGCGAAGTTTGA
- a CDS encoding PP2C family protein-serine/threonine phosphatase — MTCASQFRWTSSARSDAGRVREINEDACLDQPDAGRWAVADGMGGHAVGDLASRTVIDALSQLTTPRSIRTLIADTRTRLQRANRQLRDEAARRQVQRIGSTVVVLLACDRFCGYVWAGDSRIYLYRSGQLRQLTRDHSQVEQLRSLGVITEEEARHHPAQHMITRAVGATDVLELDEDAIEVADGDIFLLCSDGLSNELSDDEIADVLTSAQRENACGELVELALARGGRDNITAVVVEAQDPNASEKTLLNPAP; from the coding sequence GTGACCTGTGCCAGCCAATTTCGCTGGACGTCGTCCGCGCGTTCCGACGCCGGACGCGTGCGCGAAATCAACGAAGATGCCTGCCTCGACCAACCCGACGCCGGACGCTGGGCGGTCGCGGACGGCATGGGCGGTCACGCGGTCGGCGATCTCGCGAGCCGCACGGTGATCGACGCGTTGAGTCAACTGACGACACCGCGCAGCATCAGGACATTGATTGCCGATACGCGCACGCGTTTGCAACGCGCGAACCGGCAACTGCGCGACGAGGCCGCGCGCCGCCAGGTGCAGCGGATCGGCAGCACGGTCGTCGTATTGCTCGCGTGCGACCGCTTTTGCGGTTACGTGTGGGCCGGCGACAGCCGCATCTATCTGTATCGATCGGGACAATTGCGGCAACTCACGCGCGATCACAGTCAGGTCGAGCAATTGCGCTCGCTCGGCGTGATCACCGAAGAAGAAGCGCGCCATCATCCCGCGCAACACATGATTACGCGCGCGGTCGGTGCAACGGACGTGCTGGAACTCGATGAAGACGCAATCGAAGTCGCCGACGGCGACATCTTCCTGCTATGCAGCGACGGCCTCAGCAACGAATTGAGCGACGATGAAATTGCCGACGTGCTGACATCGGCACAACGCGAAAACGCCTGTGGCGAACTGGTCGAACTCGCGCTCGCGCGTGGCGGGCGCGACAACATCACCGCGGTGGTCGTCGAAGCTCAAGACCCGAATGCGTCGGAAAAGACCTTGCTGAATCCCGCGCCTTAA